Proteins from a genomic interval of Treponema succinifaciens DSM 2489:
- a CDS encoding valine--pyruvate transaminase, producing MFSDFGKKLTGESGILQLMEDLGAPLPKGKKICALGGGNPAQIPELEKMYRAEMELIMKDDRAFEDLIGKYDGPQGKNAFINSVATFFSKNLGWNVKPENIAVCNGSQSACFYLFNLLSGTFTSPDGKKTKKKILFPLVPEYVGYADHGIENETFESIPSRFEEYSDNTFKYFVDFEKLEERLDKDSSIAALCVSRPTNPTGNVLTDEEITRMSALAQKHSIPLIIDNAYGLPWPHIIFNDAKPFWNENVILSMSLSKIGLPSLRTGIIIARKEIVTALSNLNSIIALASGSLGQAIASNLIESGKLIEAASNFVRPYYEKKNKFAQSLVHKYFAGTDYAVHKGEGSIFLWILMRKLKITTKELYKKLKEQGVVVVPGEYFFFGNGVAFKNHPHYSKCIRINYARPDDELEDGIKIIAETYKENS from the coding sequence ATGTTTTCAGATTTTGGAAAAAAACTTACGGGAGAGTCTGGAATTTTGCAATTGATGGAAGACTTGGGTGCGCCTCTTCCTAAAGGAAAAAAAATTTGCGCACTTGGAGGAGGAAACCCTGCGCAGATTCCAGAACTTGAAAAAATGTACCGCGCTGAAATGGAACTCATAATGAAAGACGACCGTGCATTTGAAGATTTGATTGGAAAATACGATGGTCCGCAGGGAAAAAATGCGTTTATAAATTCTGTCGCAACTTTTTTTTCAAAGAACTTAGGATGGAATGTAAAGCCAGAAAATATCGCTGTGTGCAACGGAAGCCAAAGCGCATGCTTTTATCTTTTCAATCTTCTTTCTGGAACATTCACTTCGCCAGATGGAAAAAAAACTAAAAAGAAAATTCTATTTCCGCTTGTGCCGGAATATGTTGGATATGCGGACCATGGAATTGAAAATGAGACTTTTGAAAGCATTCCTTCACGCTTTGAAGAATACAGCGACAACACTTTTAAATATTTTGTTGACTTTGAAAAACTTGAAGAACGCCTTGACAAGGACAGTAGCATTGCAGCCCTTTGTGTAAGCCGCCCCACAAATCCAACCGGAAATGTTCTTACCGATGAAGAAATTACACGGATGTCTGCTCTTGCGCAAAAACATTCTATTCCGCTGATTATTGACAACGCTTATGGACTTCCGTGGCCGCATATAATTTTCAACGATGCAAAACCTTTTTGGAATGAAAATGTAATTCTTAGCATGAGCCTTTCAAAAATAGGTCTTCCAAGTTTGCGCACTGGAATTATAATTGCCAGAAAAGAAATTGTTACAGCTCTTTCAAATTTGAATTCTATAATCGCGCTTGCTTCGGGAAGTCTTGGCCAGGCGATTGCTTCTAATCTAATCGAAAGTGGAAAACTGATTGAGGCTGCTTCAAACTTTGTGCGTCCGTATTATGAAAAGAAAAATAAATTTGCCCAGAGTCTTGTGCATAAATATTTTGCGGGAACTGATTATGCCGTTCATAAAGGTGAAGGCTCGATTTTCCTGTGGATTTTAATGCGAAAACTAAAAATCACAACGAAGGAGCTTTACAAAAAACTAAAAGAGCAGGGGGTTGTCGTTGTTCCGGGTGAATATTTTTTCTTCGGAAATGGAGTCGCATTTAAAAATCATCCGCATTATTCAAAGTGCATAAGAATAAATTATGCGCGCCCCGATGATGAGCTTGAAGACGGAATCAAAATCATTGCAGAAACCTACAAGGAAAATTCTTAA
- a CDS encoding phospho-N-acetylmuramoyl-pentapeptide-transferase, whose product MIYYLGGLLKNFWGPARLFQSYTVLIALALYIGFFLSKVLIPKFYKYLPSDRGREFTLTKEVAKGKPTGSGVVFITIFVILCFIIVPLDYLQSGILALTWLMMLTGFLDDRSLKGWGEYRKAFLDFVIAVAAAFLLMHYLSQTSPDGRLRFWFPFFSTTIHIPCWLYVAITVIMLWMSVNTTNCTDGVDGLSSTLVLIALLTMGALFYIVLGHVDISTYLLVPHLKDGASWAIITFCLAGVLMGYLWHNAFPSSVLMGDAGSRALGFFIGVCVMVSGNPFLFLATSSIIFVNGGVGLLKVALKRFFHISIFETVRFPLHDHMRKNKGWSPTQVLIKFMIIQLLITVAMLGIFFKIR is encoded by the coding sequence TTGATTTACTATCTTGGCGGCTTGCTGAAAAACTTTTGGGGACCAGCTAGACTTTTTCAGTCATATACAGTTCTGATTGCGCTTGCACTTTACATAGGATTTTTTCTTTCCAAAGTATTAATTCCAAAATTCTACAAATATCTTCCGAGCGACAGAGGAAGAGAATTCACATTGACAAAAGAAGTTGCAAAAGGAAAACCCACAGGTTCCGGAGTTGTGTTCATAACAATATTTGTAATTCTCTGTTTTATAATCGTTCCGCTGGATTATCTTCAGTCTGGAATTCTTGCGCTTACTTGGCTTATGATGCTTACAGGATTTTTGGATGACAGAAGCTTAAAAGGCTGGGGAGAATACAGAAAGGCATTTTTAGATTTTGTGATTGCAGTAGCGGCGGCATTTCTTTTAATGCATTATCTTTCTCAGACTTCTCCAGACGGAAGACTCAGATTTTGGTTCCCATTTTTTTCAACTACGATTCATATTCCGTGCTGGCTTTACGTTGCAATAACAGTAATCATGCTTTGGATGTCTGTAAACACAACAAACTGCACAGACGGAGTAGACGGATTAAGTTCAACTCTGGTTCTGATTGCGCTTTTGACTATGGGCGCGCTATTTTATATCGTGCTTGGCCATGTTGACATTTCAACATACCTTCTTGTTCCGCATTTAAAAGACGGAGCTTCCTGGGCAATAATAACATTCTGCCTTGCCGGAGTTCTTATGGGATACTTGTGGCACAATGCGTTTCCAAGCTCAGTTCTTATGGGAGACGCAGGTTCACGCGCGCTGGGATTTTTTATCGGCGTATGCGTAATGGTAAGCGGAAATCCATTTTTATTCCTTGCAACTTCTTCAATTATTTTTGTAAACGGCGGTGTAGGACTTTTAAAAGTCGCTCTCAAAAGATTCTTCCACATTTCAATTTTTGAAACAGTAAGATTTCCGCTGCACGACCACATGAGAAAAAACAAAGGCTGGTCGCCAACACAAGTGCTTATCAAGTTTATGATAATTCAGCTTTTAATAACTGTAGCAATGCTCGGAATATTCTTTAAAATCAGATAA
- a CDS encoding ATP-dependent Clp protease ATP-binding subunit: MYENFSPRAQRILVALAQDEAYFLGSRQIDPEHIILALLKSAEGLGYVVLQQLRINVLTLQLAIEQSLPSRFPDTELKTIPNSDRTERFLNQAAFDAKTMQCNYVGTEHLLFAAATEERSLLWAYLKRAGISIEQVKKTIADIQRKIPSSAVKDPRNFSGGNFAQETPVPFMADGSVQRKQKQSGILAQFSRDLTQDAKDGNLDPVVGREKEVLRTIQILSRRTKNNPVLVGEPGVGKTAIAESLAQRIANGNVPANLFGKKILQLDLAAMIAGTKYRGEFEERLKRVMKEIKESKNIILFVDELHTIIGAGGPEGSMDASNMIKPALSRGELQMIGATTTKEYRKYFEKDSALARRFQTVKVEEPSEYETQEILLGLKKYYEEFHHVIYEDDVIPIIVKYSKRYISERFLPDKAIDILDEAGAAKKMQEDVRPEELDKLESEYARYNEQKRELVASQEYEKAAYIRDHINLLRSRIDDLNRKWKSSDAAKKRRVCAEDVCKIISEISGIDVSKLDEGKSGRLLNMEKILHEEVVGQDEAVASICSAVRRSKAGISSHKRPVGSFIFLGPTGVGKTQLAKSLAKFLFGTEEALIRVDMSDYMEKQNASRLVGAPPGYIGYEEGGLLTEQVRQHPYSVVLLDEIEKAHHDIYNLLLQLLEEGELKDNLGHTVSFKNTVIIMTSNAGAREITAESKMGFSTAKEGIVPYSEIKSSAMEELKKIMSPELLNRIDDVIVFDALSKKQIASILEIQIKELEDRLDEKSISLVLKTKAKEYLVEHGYEPSMGARPMRRLLQKEIEDPLANLLLQNENEEGETVSVDCIDGTISLKLSKKKKKAAAAKKKQELSAQEANQLS, translated from the coding sequence ATGTACGAAAATTTTTCTCCTAGGGCACAGCGAATTTTGGTTGCGCTTGCTCAAGATGAAGCTTATTTTTTAGGAAGCCGGCAGATTGATCCGGAACATATTATACTTGCGCTTTTAAAATCTGCGGAAGGACTTGGATACGTTGTGCTTCAGCAGCTTAGAATAAATGTTCTTACTCTTCAGCTTGCGATTGAACAAAGCTTGCCTTCTCGTTTTCCAGATACTGAATTAAAGACGATTCCAAATTCTGATCGCACAGAACGTTTTTTAAATCAAGCGGCATTCGATGCAAAAACAATGCAATGCAACTATGTTGGAACCGAGCATCTTTTGTTTGCCGCGGCTACAGAGGAGCGTTCCCTTTTGTGGGCATATTTAAAGCGCGCAGGGATTTCTATTGAGCAAGTGAAAAAAACGATTGCGGATATTCAGCGGAAAATTCCTTCTTCTGCTGTAAAAGATCCAAGAAATTTTTCAGGCGGAAATTTTGCGCAGGAAACTCCAGTTCCTTTTATGGCGGACGGAAGCGTACAAAGAAAACAAAAGCAGTCTGGAATTCTTGCACAGTTTTCAAGAGACTTGACGCAAGATGCAAAGGACGGAAACTTAGATCCTGTTGTTGGTCGTGAAAAAGAAGTTTTACGCACAATTCAGATTTTAAGCCGCCGCACAAAAAATAATCCGGTTCTTGTTGGAGAGCCGGGCGTTGGAAAAACTGCAATAGCAGAGTCTCTTGCACAGCGCATTGCAAATGGAAATGTTCCTGCTAATCTTTTTGGAAAAAAAATTCTTCAGCTTGATTTGGCTGCAATGATTGCCGGAACAAAATATCGCGGCGAATTTGAAGAGCGGCTTAAGCGTGTAATGAAAGAAATCAAGGAATCAAAAAATATTATTCTTTTTGTTGATGAGCTTCATACTATAATTGGTGCTGGAGGACCAGAAGGTTCAATGGATGCAAGCAACATGATAAAGCCTGCTCTAAGCCGCGGTGAGCTTCAGATGATTGGAGCGACTACGACGAAGGAATACCGAAAATATTTTGAGAAAGATTCCGCGCTTGCAAGAAGATTTCAGACTGTAAAAGTTGAAGAGCCTTCCGAATATGAAACGCAAGAAATACTTTTGGGACTGAAAAAATATTATGAGGAATTTCACCATGTTATTTATGAAGATGATGTGATTCCGATTATTGTAAAATATAGCAAGCGATATATTTCTGAACGATTTTTGCCAGACAAAGCAATTGATATTCTTGATGAAGCCGGAGCTGCGAAAAAAATGCAGGAAGATGTTCGTCCGGAGGAATTGGATAAGCTTGAATCAGAGTATGCAAGATATAATGAGCAGAAACGTGAGCTTGTTGCTTCCCAAGAATATGAAAAAGCTGCGTATATCAGAGACCACATAAATTTGCTGCGCTCAAGAATAGATGATTTAAACCGCAAATGGAAATCTTCTGACGCCGCAAAAAAACGCCGTGTCTGCGCGGAAGATGTCTGCAAGATTATAAGTGAGATTTCCGGAATCGATGTTTCAAAATTGGATGAAGGAAAATCTGGCCGGCTTTTGAATATGGAAAAAATTCTGCACGAAGAAGTTGTGGGACAGGACGAAGCCGTTGCCTCGATTTGTAGCGCAGTCCGCAGAAGCAAAGCCGGCATTTCTTCGCATAAACGTCCTGTAGGTTCTTTTATTTTTCTTGGTCCTACTGGCGTTGGAAAAACTCAGCTTGCAAAGTCGCTTGCAAAATTTCTTTTTGGAACAGAAGAAGCATTGATTCGTGTAGACATGAGCGACTACATGGAAAAGCAAAACGCATCTCGACTTGTTGGAGCGCCTCCGGGATACATCGGCTATGAAGAAGGCGGATTGCTTACGGAACAAGTTCGGCAACACCCGTATTCAGTTGTGCTTCTTGATGAAATTGAAAAAGCTCACCACGACATTTACAATCTTTTGCTTCAGCTACTTGAAGAGGGCGAATTAAAAGATAACCTTGGTCATACCGTGAGCTTCAAAAATACAGTTATCATTATGACCAGCAATGCGGGCGCAAGAGAAATTACTGCGGAAAGCAAAATGGGATTTTCCACAGCAAAAGAAGGAATTGTTCCATACAGCGAAATAAAATCCAGCGCAATGGAAGAACTCAAAAAAATCATGTCGCCTGAACTTCTTAATCGAATTGACGATGTGATAGTTTTCGATGCGCTTTCAAAAAAACAAATTGCGTCCATACTCGAAATTCAAATTAAAGAGCTTGAAGATCGTCTTGATGAAAAATCAATTTCACTTGTGCTTAAGACTAAAGCCAAAGAATATCTTGTGGAACACGGCTACGAACCTTCAATGGGAGCGCGCCCGATGCGTCGTCTGCTTCAAAAAGAAATTGAAGATCCTCTTGCAAATCTTCTTTTGCAAAATGAAAATGAGGAAGGCGAAACAGTTTCCGTGGATTGCATTGACGGAACTATTTCATTAAAACTCAGCAAGAAAAAAAAGAAAGCAGCAGCTGCAAAGAAAAAGCAGGAGCTTTCAGCGCAAGAAGCAAATCAACTTTCATAA
- a CDS encoding DUF362 domain-containing protein, with amino-acid sequence MEKESKVFFTDFRVTQDGGIEAKLKKLCKKAGIEQIDFHGKFTAIKLHFGEDGNLSFLRPDYARAVAELVKELGGKPFLTDCNTLYPGYRKNALDHLDCAQKHGFSPVTTGCQIIIGDGLKGTDEVDVPIVNGEYCKVAHIGRAVMDADIFISLSHFKGHEATGFGGAIKNIGMGCGSRAGKMDQHNTGKPKVNQEACKGCRLCSKECGSDAITYENKKAFINQELCKGCGRCIGACNFDAIYNPNWNANEDLDCKMAEYTQAVCYGRPCFHINIIRDVSLWCDCRAFNDAPLIPNLGMAASFDPVALDQSCSDLCCQAARFENSQIADNIKKGLKPTKDLWKDSTPESVWDMSLIHSEKIGLGSRKYKLEKF; translated from the coding sequence ATGGAAAAAGAATCAAAAGTTTTTTTTACAGATTTCCGTGTAACTCAGGACGGAGGAATTGAGGCAAAACTGAAAAAACTCTGCAAGAAAGCCGGAATTGAGCAGATTGATTTTCACGGAAAATTCACCGCTATAAAGCTTCACTTCGGAGAGGACGGAAACCTTTCATTCCTGCGTCCGGATTACGCAAGAGCCGTCGCAGAACTTGTAAAGGAACTTGGCGGAAAACCATTTCTTACGGACTGCAACACTTTGTATCCGGGCTACAGAAAAAATGCCCTTGACCATCTTGACTGCGCGCAAAAACACGGATTTTCTCCAGTAACAACTGGCTGCCAGATAATAATCGGAGACGGACTTAAAGGCACTGATGAAGTGGACGTTCCTATTGTAAACGGAGAATATTGCAAAGTTGCCCACATCGGAAGAGCTGTAATGGACGCTGACATTTTTATAAGCCTTTCGCATTTTAAAGGGCACGAGGCAACTGGATTCGGCGGAGCAATAAAAAACATAGGAATGGGCTGTGGAAGCCGCGCTGGAAAAATGGATCAGCACAATACAGGAAAACCGAAAGTAAATCAGGAAGCCTGCAAAGGCTGCCGTTTGTGCTCAAAGGAATGCGGTTCTGACGCAATCACCTACGAAAACAAAAAAGCCTTTATAAACCAAGAGCTTTGCAAAGGCTGCGGAAGATGTATTGGCGCCTGCAACTTTGACGCAATCTACAATCCGAACTGGAACGCAAATGAAGACCTTGACTGCAAAATGGCTGAATACACTCAGGCAGTATGCTACGGAAGACCTTGTTTCCACATAAACATAATCCGCGATGTAAGCCTTTGGTGCGACTGCCGTGCTTTTAATGACGCGCCTCTTATTCCAAACCTTGGAATGGCTGCAAGTTTTGACCCGGTTGCGCTGGACCAGTCCTGCTCGGATTTATGTTGTCAAGCCGCAAGATTTGAAAACTCGCAAATTGCAGACAACATAAAAAAAGGACTCAAGCCAACTAAAGACCTTTGGAAAGATTCCACGCCCGAATCAGTTTGGGATATGTCGTTAATCCACAGTGAAAAAATCGGTCTTGGAAGCCGCAAGTACAAACTAGAAAAATTTTAA
- a CDS encoding CAP domain-containing protein, producing the protein MKKRFFFVLFTIFISTFLFCKSSPAKKTKPVNSTSTTRKTSSPSNSKKRVQQKTQGNAKSKQNSSNTSNAKAKSKNSLWNIKPLDTARNVDYLSDFEKNVILEMNKARTNPKQYADLYIVPRLENFDGYNYIEKRMSAAGPYNWTIRTQEGPAAVKECIKYMYEQTPRPPLKPSKELTQAARDHAESQVVTDQLGHTGVDGSTPSERMQNYGIFMATAENIFYCVDTARNTVVKFLIDDGVDSRGHRKNIMNRKYNIAGVGYAECEENRRDECVIDFAQSYMEK; encoded by the coding sequence ATGAAAAAAAGATTTTTTTTTGTTCTATTTACAATTTTTATTTCTACATTTTTGTTCTGCAAGTCTTCACCAGCAAAAAAAACTAAGCCGGTAAATTCGACTTCTACCACAAGAAAAACTTCCAGCCCTTCAAACAGCAAAAAAAGAGTTCAGCAAAAAACACAAGGAAATGCCAAAAGCAAACAAAACTCCAGCAATACTTCAAACGCTAAAGCAAAAAGCAAAAATTCTTTATGGAACATTAAACCGCTTGACACCGCAAGAAATGTTGATTACCTGAGCGATTTTGAAAAAAATGTAATTCTGGAAATGAACAAGGCAAGAACAAATCCGAAGCAATACGCTGATTTATATATTGTTCCAAGGCTGGAAAATTTCGATGGATATAACTATATAGAAAAAAGAATGTCGGCGGCAGGTCCATATAACTGGACAATCCGCACACAAGAAGGTCCTGCGGCTGTAAAAGAATGCATAAAATATATGTACGAACAAACTCCACGCCCGCCACTTAAACCATCTAAAGAACTTACACAAGCTGCAAGAGATCATGCAGAAAGCCAAGTGGTTACCGACCAGCTTGGGCACACAGGAGTTGACGGCTCGACACCATCTGAAAGAATGCAAAACTACGGCATATTTATGGCAACGGCTGAAAATATATTTTATTGCGTAGACACAGCAAGAAATACGGTTGTAAAATTTTTAATTGACGATGGAGTAGATTCACGCGGACACAGGAAAAATATTATGAACAGAAAATACAATATAGCCGGTGTAGGATATGCTGAATGCGAAGAGAACAGAAGAGATGAATGTGTAATCGACTTTGCACAAAGCTATATGGAAAAGTAA
- a CDS encoding NYN domain-containing protein codes for MEDIARACFVIDGNYTRKGFSHLAQDGIDGNYYSINFAALTEYTASLIEAETGTRCVFSDKKVFMGTNAEFDRENQKFYRALDEAGFQRNTFNLRSQESSNGRLPTLKEDAVDTTIVFNTAKEFYTKSRDERFDTLVLYAGDGDLSVLVSGLKAEGVRVFVIYYDFKTPVSITRASQNLLETADKAISISSLLDERVSQQIKSIFTKIDAPEQTFQVHYKPGARSAFETATQPFVLSEKLIIEGISNCRKDDDGWALVAQLGKSIEYKMGAKLPFGTKLRAELARYPKTFETKEVPAFSVRIKPAALQHKN; via the coding sequence ATGGAAGACATCGCAAGAGCCTGTTTTGTTATAGACGGAAATTATACAAGAAAAGGCTTTTCACATTTGGCCCAAGACGGAATTGACGGAAATTATTACTCAATAAATTTTGCAGCTCTTACAGAATACACGGCTTCACTTATTGAAGCAGAAACCGGAACAAGATGCGTGTTCTCAGATAAAAAAGTGTTCATGGGAACAAATGCGGAATTTGACCGCGAAAACCAGAAATTCTACAGGGCACTTGATGAAGCCGGATTTCAGCGCAACACATTCAACTTGCGCTCGCAGGAAAGCTCAAACGGAAGACTTCCCACTTTAAAAGAAGATGCTGTGGACACAACAATCGTATTCAACACGGCAAAAGAATTCTACACAAAAAGCCGCGATGAACGGTTCGACACGCTTGTTCTTTATGCAGGAGACGGAGATCTTTCAGTTCTTGTTTCGGGGCTTAAAGCGGAAGGCGTACGAGTGTTTGTTATCTACTATGATTTTAAAACACCAGTTTCCATTACAAGAGCTTCGCAGAATTTGCTTGAAACAGCAGACAAGGCAATCAGCATTTCAAGCCTTCTTGATGAACGAGTTTCCCAGCAGATAAAATCAATCTTTACAAAAATAGATGCGCCGGAACAAACATTCCAAGTTCACTACAAGCCGGGAGCTAGGAGCGCATTTGAAACGGCAACTCAGCCTTTTGTCTTGTCTGAAAAACTCATCATAGAAGGAATTTCAAACTGCCGAAAAGACGATGACGGCTGGGCGCTTGTTGCTCAACTTGGAAAATCAATTGAATACAAAATGGGCGCAAAGCTTCCGTTTGGGACAAAACTCCGTGCAGAACTTGCAAGATACCCGAAAACTTTTGAAACAAAAGAAGTGCCGGCATTCAGTGTAAGAATAAAACCAGCAGCATTGCAACATAAAAACTGA